A part of Ziziphus jujuba cultivar Dongzao chromosome 8, ASM3175591v1 genomic DNA contains:
- the LOC107414662 gene encoding G-type lectin S-receptor-like serine/threonine-protein kinase At5g24080, whose protein sequence is MANAPFFSSFLLLIFLVVAGFDDCIASQIGLGSRLVAKENRAWVSDNGTFAFGFTQLDDELDQLQIAIWFAELPGDRTVVWSANRNSAVSNNAILELDTTGSLVLFDRDNTIWSSNTSNAGVQGADMSESGNFILYNADNRPVWQSFSYPSDTLLPNQPLSVSLELTTSKSPSHGGYYALKMLQQPTSLTLALTYNMPESYDDWPELYSNYSYWNAPDISNVTGDVVAVLDEAGSFGIVYGNSSDGAAYIYKNDDDNGGLTAPSRQSTRLSVLRRLSLETNGNLRLYRWDDDVNGSRQWVPEWAAVQKPCDIAGICGNGICSLDKSKTSASCTCLPGTAKVGPNNQCSDNSSLTKNCDSRHGNQTSQFRISMVQQTNYYYSGFSVIANYSDIQTVSKCGDACLADCECVASVYGFEDENPYCWVLRSLDFGGYEDPGSTLFVKVRPNDTASEGNRRRSGDSSDGSGSKKILVIPIVLSMSVLIGLLCLLLYYNVNRKRTLKRAMESSLILSGAPMSFSYRDLQIRTWNFSQLLGTGGFGSVYKGSLADGTLVAVKKLDRVLPHGEKEFITEVNTIGSMHHMNLVRLCGYCSEGSQRLLVYEFMKNGSLDKWIFPSYHSRDKLLDWQTRFDIAVATAQGIAYFHEQCRDRIIHCDIKPENILLDENFCPKVSDFGLAKLMGREHSHVVTMVRGTRGYLAPEWVSNRPITVKADVYSYGMLLLEIIGGRRNLDMSFDAEDFFYPGWAFKEMTKGNPTKVADRRLEGAVVEEELMRALKVAFWCIQDEVFMRPTMGEVVRMLEGSVDHINMPPMPQTVLELIEEGLDHVYKAMKREFNHFSSFTINSHPSTHATCSYSTMSPR, encoded by the exons ATGGCCAAtgctccttttttttcttctttcttgttgTTAATCTTCTTGGTTGTAGCTGGGTTTGATGATTGCATTGCTAGCCAAATTGGTTTGGGTTCCAGATTGGTTGCTAAAGAAAACAGGGCTTGGGTCTCAGATAATGGGACTTTTGCTTTTGGGTTCACTCAGTTGGATGATGAACTTGATCAACTTCAGATTGCAATCTGGTTTGCTGAGCTTCCAGGAGATAGAACAGTGGTTTGGTCAGCTAACAG AAACTCTGCGGTCTCCAACAATGCAATCTTGGAGCTTGACACAACTGGAAGCCTCGTCCTCTTCGACCGTGACAACACCATCTGGTCCTCCAACACCTCCAATGCCGGTGTCCAAGGTGCTGACATGTCGGAATCAGGCAACTTCATTCTATACAACGCAGACAACCGCCCTGTGTGGCAGAGTTTTTCATATCCTTCTGACACTCTTCTCCCTAACCAGCCTCTGTCAGTCTCTTTGGAACTAACAACCTCTAAATCACCCTCCCATGGTGGTTATTATGCTCTCAAAATGCTTCAGCAACCAACTTCTCTCACCCTCGCTCTGACATACAATATGCCTGAAAGTTATGATGACTGGCCCGAGTTATATTCCAACTATTCGTACTGGAATGCACCTGATATATCAAACGTGACAGGGGATGTTGTTGCGGTTTTAGACGAAGCTGGGAGCTTTGGAATTGTATATGGAAATTCATCAGATGGGGCTGCGTATATCTATaagaatgatgatgataatggagGATTAACTGCGCCTTCAAGGCAATCGACCCGGTTATCAGTTCTTAGGAGACTGTCTCTGGAGACTAATGGGAATCTGCGTCTGTATCGGTGGGATGATGATGTTAATGGGTCACGGCAATGGGTGCCAGAGTGGGCTGCAGTTCAAAAACCTTGTGATATTGCTGGAATTTGTGGCAATGGGATATGCAGTCTGGATAAAAGCAAGACTAGTGCTTCTTGTACATGCTTGCCAGGGACAGCAAAAGTTGGCCCAAACAATCAGTGCTCAGACAATTCTTCATTGACAAAGAATTGCGATTCAAGACATGGAAACCAGACATCCCAGTTTAGGATTTCAATGGTGCAGCAAACTAATTACTATTATTCTGGTTTTTCTGTTATAGCCAACTACAGCGATATTCAGACTGTATCCAAGTGTGGGGATGCTTGTTTGGCTGACTGTGAATGTGTTGCTTCCGTTTATGGGTTTGAAGATGAGAATCCTTATTGTTGGGTTTTGAGGAGCCTGGATTTTGGTGGTTATGAGGACCCTGGCTCAACTCTGTTTGTGAAGGTTAGGCCCAATGACACAGCATCTGAAGGCAATAGAAGACGATCTGGAGATTCCTCAGATGGTTCTGGAAGTAAGAAAATCTTGGTTATTCCTATTGTTCTCAGCATGTCTGTTCTTATAGGGCTCCTCTGTTTGCTATTATATTACAACGTAAACAGGAAGAGAACCTTAAAAAGAGCCATGGAAAGCTCTTTAATATTGTCAGGTGCTCCAATGAGTTTTAGCTACCGCGATTTACAAATTCGTACTTGGAATTTCTCACAGCTACTTGGAACTG GGGGATTTGGGAGTGTTTACAAGGGAAGCCTTGCAGATGGGACTTTGGTCGCTGTAAAGAAGCTTGACAGGGTATTGCCTCATGGGGAGAAAGAGTTTATAACTGAAGTGAACACCATTGGCTCTATGCATCACATGAACTTGGTACGTCTTTGTGGATACTGCTCTGAGGGTTCACAAAG GCTTCTAGTTTATGAATTCATGAAAAATGGGTCATTGGACAAATGGATCTTTCCATCGTATCATTCCCGAGACAAGCTGCTAGATTGGCAAACTCGCTTTGACATAGCTGTGGCCACTGCACAGGGTATTGCATATTTTCATGAGCAATGCCGAGATCGAATCATACACTGTGACATCAAACCAGAAAATATTCTGTTAGATGAGAATTTCTGTCCCAAAGTTTCAGATTTCGGACTAGCTAAGTTGATGGGAAGAGAACATTCACATGTTGTTACAATGGTCAGAGGAACAAGAGGCTATTTAGCTCCAGAGTGGGTTAGTAACCGACCTATAACTGTAAAAGCTGACGTTTACAGTTATGGCATGCTTCTCCTAGAAATCATTGGTGGTCGGAGAAACCTTGACATGTCTTTTGATGCAGAGGACTTCTTCTACCCTGGATGGGCTTTTAAG GAGATGACAAAGGGAAATCCGACCAAAGTTGCAGACAGAAGACTAGAAGGTGCAGTGGTAGAGGAAGAACTAATGAGAGCATTGAAAGTAGCATTTTGGTGCATTCAAGATGAGGTTTTCATGAGACCTACAATGGGAGAAGTAGTGAGGATGTTAGAAGGTTCAGTGGATCATATCAACATGCCACCAATGCCACAGACAGTTTTGGAGTTAATTGAAGAAGGCTTAGATCATGTATACAAAGCCATGAAGAGAGAATTCAATCATTTTAGTTCCTTCACCATCAATAGCCATCCTTCAACTCATGCTACATGTAGTTATTCCACAATGTCACCTAGATGA
- the LOC107414665 gene encoding probable membrane-associated kinase regulator 6 — METSQPLSIESFSYSWLVNLKPSLESLENSLRTSLDASDEASSFIEMDPRMPPSKRFFRSSQDFKFDFPVSQSPLTLVHADELISNGYLMPLFVEPLKINEAFESSSNSNQNLPISLHSPKHSVSGANHSDCTNSMRRGRRLLSRRIIQKYFNFLRPLYRRIRGQRASSNKADKRIHHHQAVKNSRVYSSETTSPRISVAYSADDWRKSCDSDSSIYEAVLHCKRSIGQ, encoded by the exons ATGGAAACATCTCAGCCTCTTTCCATTGAGAGCTTCTCATACAGTTGGTTAGTAAACCTCAAACCATCACTAGAAAGCCTAGAAAACTCTCTCAGAACCTCACTAGACGCGTCCGATGAGGCTTCGAGCTTCATCGAGATGGACCCGAGAATGCCTCCTTCGAAGAGATTCTTCAGGAGTTCTCAGGATTTCAAGTTTGATTTCCCTGTGTCACAGTCTCCTCTAACTCTTGTCCATGCAGATGAGCTTATCTCTAATGGTTACCTTATGCCTCTCTTTGTTGAACCATTGAAGATTAATGAGGCTTTTGAGTCTTCTTCAAATTCAAACCAAAACTTGCCAATCTCTTTGCATTCACCAAAACATTCTGTTTCAGGTGCTAATCATTCTGATTGCACTAATTCCATGAGAAGGGGTAGGAGATTATTATCAAGGAGGATAATTCAAAAGTACTTCAATTTCCTTAGGCCATTGTATCGAAGAATTCGAGGTCAAAGAGCAAGTTCTAATAAAGCAGATAAAAGAATTCATCATCATCAAGCTGTGAAGAATAGCAGAGTTTATTCTTCAGAAACCACATCTCCTAGAATAAGTGTAGCTTATTCTGCAGATGATTGGAGAAAATCTTGTGATTCTGATAGCTCAATTTATGAGGCAGTTCTTCATTGCAAAAGATCTATAG gacaATAA
- the LOC107414675 gene encoding uncharacterized protein LOC107414675, translating into MSTTTTTRINSCRSVPYYFSPKKFSHSTVRVFLKPPSFNFSLKCRSPAISFGSNSKNRFRFWCFTHRESASEIHGFEFSEEAAKSETEKLNDTSENWVSGVKRVADALFGVEPWTVPWTVKTIVRVMLLWITSFWLVGSWIIPFLAHTVGFRKETLTFRGQALYSLLTDVAEGLAGIGILHLCLARFRPFPSDWFEFSLKGKWHFDVGLGCLMFPLVNQLSQVNLILLPHLPSAPVAVSSVEQSIVARDPIAMALYAVVVSVCAPIWEEIVFRGFLLPSLTKYMPVWCSVIVSSIAFALAHFNMQRVLTLIFLGMVMGSVFTRSRNLLPSVLLHSLWNAFVFLDLMK; encoded by the exons ATgtccacaacaacaacaacaagaatcaATTCTTGCCGCTCTGTTCCCTActatttttccccaaaaaaattttCCCATTCTACAGTTAGGGTTTTTCTGAAGCCTCCGTCATTCAATTTCTCACTCAAATGTAGATCACCTGCCATCTCTTTCGGTAGCAAttcaaaaaat AGATTTAGATTTTGGTGCTTCACTCACCGGGAGTCTGCTTCAGAGATCCATGGGTTCGAGTTCTCAGAAGAGGCTGCGAAGTCCGAAACCGAAAAGCTAAATGATACAAGTGAAAATTGGGTTTCGGGTGTTAAGAGG GTTGCTGATGCACTTTTCGGTGTGGAACCATGGACTGTGCCATGGACAGTAAAGACCATTGTGCGg GTCATGCTTCTTTGGATTACCTCATTTTGGTTAGTGGGGTCATGGATAATTCCGTTCTTAGCCCACACGGTAGGGTTTAGAAAGGAAACCCTGACATTCAGAGGACAAGCTTTGTACAGTCTGTTGACCGATGTGGCTGAAGGTCTTGCTGGGATAGGAATCCTCCATCTCTGTCTTGCAAGATTTCGCCCTTTTCCATCAGATTGGTTCGAGTTTAGCCTTAAAGGGAAGTGGCATTTTGATGTTGGTTTGGGCTGCCTCATGTTTCCACTTGTCAACCAGCTCTCACAAGTCAACCTAATTTTGTTGCCTCATCTCCCCTCTGCTCCTGTTGCAGTCTCAAGTGTTGAGCAATCAATTGTCGCACGGGACCCAATAGCAATGGCCCTCTATGCGGTGGTGGTTTCAGTTTGTGCTCCAATTTGGGAAGAGATTGTTTTTCGCGGCTTCCTTCTACCTTCCTTGACCAAGTACATGCCCGTATGGTGCTCTGTAATAGTAAGTTCCATAGCTTTTGCTCTGGCACATTTCAACATGCAGAGGGTGCTTACGCTTATATTCCTTGGGATGGTTATGGGCTCTGTCTTTACGCGGTCAAGGAACCTTTTACCATCAGTGCTGTTGCATAGCTTGTggaatgcttttgtatttttagATCTCATGAAATGA